The following proteins are encoded in a genomic region of Nicotiana sylvestris chromosome 4, ASM39365v2, whole genome shotgun sequence:
- the LOC138889810 gene encoding uncharacterized protein, with translation MVPEMQSFSEEEKEDSEEEDFDNVALVRFISARSIKAPPQWLTSKRTITRLQKKEELEFFLRKSKKEKKKRRLVKDGKVVNEKVVAHALVVNVDDEVEEELGPLVCKSSKKFTIPKSKKESSMSEKELRKVEGEKSCKKEDEKMVEESCEKVAEESAEKISRKSAEKGKNVRKSVKRKADASEEPGSSKKTKVGDTQDASKEKFKNQKVL, from the coding sequence ATGGTTCCTGAGATGCAATCTTTTtctgaggaggagaaggaggataGTGAAGAAGAAGATTTTGATAATGTGGCCTTAGTGAGGTTTATTAGTGCTAGGAGTATAAAGGCACCTCCCCAGTGGTTAACATCTAAGAGAACCATCACAAGGTTGCAAAAGAAGGAAGAACTTGAGTTCTTCTTAAGGAAaagtaaaaaggaaaagaagaagaggagattgGTGAAAGATGGAAAGGTTGTTAATGAGAAGGTAGTGGCTCATGCACTAGTCGTGAATGTGGATGATGAGGTAGAAGAGGAACTTGGTCCCTTGGTTTGTAAGTCCTCAAAAAAATTTACTATTCCAAAGTCCAAAAAGGAGTCATCTATGAGTGAAAAGGAGTTAAGGAAGGTTGAGGGTGAAAAATCTTGTAAGAAAGAGGATGAGAAAATGGTTGAGGAGTCTTGTGAAAAAGTGGCTGAGGAGTCTGCTGAGAAGATCTCTAGGAAATCTGCAGAGAAAGGCAAAAATGTAAGAAAATCAGTGAAAAGGAAGGCTGATGCcagtgaggaacctggttcctccaAAAAGACAAAGGTTGGTGATACCCAGGATGCTAGCAAGGAAAAATTCAAAAACCAAAAGGTGTTGTGA